The following are encoded together in the Xiphophorus hellerii strain 12219 chromosome 3, Xiphophorus_hellerii-4.1, whole genome shotgun sequence genome:
- the LOC116717466 gene encoding pituitary tumor-transforming gene 1 protein-interacting protein, with translation MSMLLPGKATMTFYVLSVVGLLLVSFVSQGKCQTTAPPPPPCSINKNCDSCVPHAKCLWCFTSNNCTDYPVTWLLPPASLCPLSQARWGVCWLNFEALIIALAVVAGTILISISVCCCCCCCCKRRRPGPDRDEERFARRREEIRQRAEERKVERQSKHDEIRRKYGLMGDSDHPYSKFENE, from the exons ATGTCCATGTTACTACCGGGCAAAGCTACTATGACCTTTTATGTGTTGTCTGTTGTTGGGCTGCTACTTGTTAGCTTTGTTAGCCAGGGCAAATGCCAAACAACTGCACCGCCACCACCCC CATGTTCCATCAACAAGAACTGTGACAGCTGTGTTCCTCATGCTAAG TGTCTCTGGTGTTTTACCTCCAACAACTGCACAGATTACCCCGTGACCTGGCTGTTGCCCCCAGCATCGCTGTGCCCGCTGTCTCAGGCCCGGTGGGGGGTGTGCTGGT TGAACTTTGAAGCGCTGATCATCGCCCTGGCAGTGGTAGCCGGAACCATCCTGATCAGCATCAgcgtctgctgctgctgttgctgctgctgcaagagACGACGCCCAGG GCCTGACAGAGATGAGGAGAGATTTGccaggaggagagaggagatcAGACAGCGCGCTGAGGAACG GAAGGTGGAGAGACAGTCAAAACACGATGAGATCCGGAGAAAGTATG GCCTGATGGGGGACTCGGACCACCCATACAGCAAGTTTGAGAACGAGTGA